The following coding sequences lie in one Musa acuminata AAA Group cultivar baxijiao chromosome BXJ1-8, Cavendish_Baxijiao_AAA, whole genome shotgun sequence genomic window:
- the LOC135587135 gene encoding sm-like protein LSM2, translating into MLFFSYFKELVGKEVTVELKNDLAIRGTLHSVDQYLNIKLENIRVVDQDKYPHMLSVRNCFIRGSVVRYVQLPPDGVDIDILHDATRREARGG; encoded by the exons ATG CTCTTCTTCTCCTACTTCAAGGAGTTGGTTGGGAAAGAAGTGACGGTGGAGCTGAAGAACGATCTCGCCATCAGAGGGACCCTCCACTCCGTCGATCAGTATCTCAACATCAAGCTCGAAAACATCCGGGTCGTTGACCAAGACAAGTATCCTCACATG TTGTCGGTCCGGAATTGTTTCATCAGGGGATCAGTGGTACGCTATGTCCAACTCCCTCCTGACGGGGTCGACATCGACATCCTTCACGATGCCACCAGGAGGGAAGCCAGGGGAGGTTGA
- the LOC103993724 gene encoding elongation factor Tu, mitochondrial, which translates to MAASAALRNPKSRRLLRFSSVSPLLYSCCRGAIVGSEPKILTDAILGSESAGALWSRRSMATFTRTKPHVNVGTIGHVDHGKTTLTAAITKVLSEEGKAKAVAFDEIDKAPEEKARGITIATAHVEYETAKRHYAHVDCPGHADYVKNMITGAAQMDGGILVVSAPDGPMPQTKEHILLARQVGVPSLVCFLNKVDAVDDPELLELVEMELRELLSFYKFPGDEIPIVQGSALSALQGTNEEIGKKAILKLMDAVDEYIPDPIRQLDKPFLMPIEDVFSIQGRGTVVTGRVEQGTIKTGEEVEVLGLMQGGPLKTTVTGVEMFKKILDHGEAGDNVGLLLRGLKRGDVQRGQVVCKPGTLKTYTKFEAEIYVLTKDEGGRHTAFFSNYRPQFFMRTADVTGKVELPESVKMVMPGDNVTATFELISPVPLEAGQRFALREGGRTVGAGVVAKVIS; encoded by the exons ATGGCTGCCTCGGCCGCTCTGAGGAACCCTAAATCGAGGCGACTCCTCCGCTTCTCGTCCGTCTCCCCTCTGCTCTACTCATGCTGTCGCGGGGCGATCGTCGGCTCGGAGCCGAAGATTTTGACAGACGCGATCCTCGGGAGCGAGTCCGCGGGCGCGCTGTGGTCGAGGAGGTCCATGGCCACCTTCACCCGGAC GAAACCTCATGTAAATGTTGGTACGATTGGGCATGTTGATCATGGGAAAACTACACTAACAGCAGCAATTACAAAG GTTCTATCTGAAGAGGGAAAAGCTAAAGCTGTTGCTTTTGATGAGATCGACAAAGCCCCCGAGGAGAAAGCTAGAGGAATTACCATCGCAACA GCTCATGTGGAATATGAAACTGCAAAACGACACTATGCCCATGTTGATTGCCCAGGACATGCAGACTATGTTAAG AATATGATCACTGGAGCTGCTCAAATGGATGGTGGGATCCTAGTTGTTTCGGCACCTGATGGACCAATGCCTCAAACTAAGGAACATATTCTGCTTGCTCGACAG GTGGGTGTGCCATCACTTGTATGCTTCCTGAACAAGGTTGATGCTGTTGATGATCCCGAGTTACTAGAACTTGTAGAAATGGAGCTTCGAG AGCTGCTTAGCTTTTACAAGTTCCCTGGGGATGAGATTCCAATTGTACAAGGATCAGCATTGTCCGCTTTGCAGGGTACAAATGAAGAAATAGGAAAGAAGGCAATTCTAAAATTAATGGATGCAGTAGATGAATATATACCAGATCCAATACGCCAACTTGACAAGCCCTTTCTCATGCCAATTGAAGATGTATTTTCAATACAG GGACGTGGAACTGTTGTTACCGGCAGAGTTGAGCAAGGAACAATAAAAACCGGAGAAGAAGTTGAAGTTTTAGGGCTGATGCAG GGTGGGCCTTTGAAAACTACCGTTACTGgtgttgagatgttcaagaagatcTTGGATCATGGAGAA GCTGGCGACAATGTTGGCCTTCTACTACGTGGACTAAAGCGTGGAGATGTGCAACGAGGGCAG GTAGTATGCAAGCCTGGTACATTAAAGACATACACGAAATTTGAGGCAGAGATTTATGTACTGACGAAGGATGAAGGTGGTCGCCACACTGCTTTCTTCTCAAACTATAGACCCCAGTTCTTCATGAGAACTGCAGATGTTACTGGTAAAGTGGAGCTCCCTGAAAGTGTAAAGATGGTGATGCCTGGTGACAACGTCACAGCTACATTTGAATTGATCTCACCTGTTCCCCTTGAAGCAG GACAAAGATTTGCCCTCCGGGAAGGTGGGAGGACAGTTGGTGCAGGAGTTGTAGCTAAGGTAATTAGCTGA
- the LOC135588910 gene encoding uncharacterized protein LOC135588910: MRLSKGCSVEVYKCKEGSYSWSTARVLSGNGHTYFLRYDRRPTDRPLVVERVPRKFLRPPPLPIGGLFSDWAPGDVVEAFEDCTWYPAVVVSVMAVGRFDVRLDGSSRRLNVRTCELRLRQQWKDNTWSLIPKDSGNRRPSNHPLPAESYISRNEDEERSTKRPRIISSPSESCNTAGWTRRGMELPSRHHPHASVPPPRALDLQDLQTAIGGMLEADGDRSPSSSVGSS, translated from the exons ATGAGGCTGTCCAAGGGATGTTCGGTGGAGGTCTACAAGTGTAAGGAAGGCTCCTACTCCTGGAGCACCGCCCGGGTCCTCTCAGGCAACGGCCACACGTATTTCCTCCGGTACGATCGCCGCCCGACGGACAGGCCGCTGGTTGTGGAAAGAGTGCCGAGGAAGTTCCTCAGACCCCCGCCGTTGCCGATCGGCGGCCTGTTCAGCGACTGGGCTCCCGGAGACGTCGTGGAGGCGTTCGAGGATTGTACCTGGTATCCTGCGGTGGTGGTCTCAGTCATGGCCGTCGGCCGCTTCGACGTCCGACTTGATGGATCTTCCAGACGCCTCAACGTCCGCACCTGCGAACTCCGGCTGCGGCAGCAATGGAAGGATAACACATGGAGTCTGATCCCAAAG GATTCTGGGAATCGTAGACCAAGCAACCACCCGTTGCCGGCTGAAAGCTATATCAGCCGTAACGAAGATGAAGAACGCTCCACGAAAAGGCCACGGATCATCTCGTCGCCCTCTGAGTCATGCAATACGGCTGGCTGGACGAGGAGAGGTATGGAGTTGCCGTCGAGGCATCATCCTCATGCTTCCGTACCTCCTCCACGGGCATTGGATCTGCAAGATCTGCAAACGGCGATTGGTGGAATGCTCGAAGCCGACGGCGATCGCAGTCCTTCGTCCTCAGTTGGTAGTTCTTGA
- the LOC135587134 gene encoding membrane protein PM19L-like: MASQSPKSLALFLLFINLLMYAIVAAVAGWALNYGIEETPRAASGLSVPARLFPIYYPIGNLATGFFIIFSLISGVVGVATSLTGLQDVADGSASNLLSAAAASVITWGLTLLAMGLACKEITIGWRSSSLRTLETLTIILSGTQLLCSGAIHAGVPATISLYWTGRV, from the exons ATGGCATCTCAGAGCCCCAAATCCCTtgccctcttccttctcttcatcAACCTCCTCATGTACGCGATCGTCGCCGCAGTCGCTGGTTGGGCTCTCAACTATGGCATCGAGGAGACACCTCGTGCAG CTTCCGGTTTATCGGTGCCTGCTCGATTGTTCCCGATCTACTACCCGATCGGGAATCTGGCAACCGGATTCTTCATCATCTTCTCCCTCATCTCCGGAGTCGTCGGAGTCGCCACCTCGCTTACCGGCTTGCAAGACGTCGCCGATGGGAGTGCGTCCAACTTATTATCAGCTGCAGCCGCCTCCGTCATCACTTGGGGCCTCACTCTTCTGGCCATGGG GTTGGCATGCAAAGAGATCACCATCGGTTGGAGGAGCTCGAGCCTG AGGACGTTGGAAACGCTCACGATCATCTTGAGCGGCACTCAGCTGCTGTGTTCAGGCGCCATCCATGCCGGTGTTCCAGCCACCATCTCACTTTACTGGACAGGAAGAGTCTGA
- the LOC135588907 gene encoding uncharacterized protein LOC135588907 — MATMRLSKGCSVEVYKCKEGSYSWSTARVLSGNGHTYFLRYDRRPTDRPLVVERVPRKFLRPPPLPIGGLFSDWAPGDVVEAFEDCTWYPAVVVSVMAIGRFDVRLDGSSRRLNVRTCELRLRQQWKDNTWSLIPKDSGNRRPSNHPLPAESYISRNEDEERSTKRPRIISSPSESCNTAGWTRRGMELPSRHHPHASVPPPRALDLQDLQTAIGGMLEADGDRSPSPSVGSS, encoded by the exons ATGGCCACCATGAGGCTGTCCAAGGGATGTTCGGTGGAGGTCTACAAGTGTAAGGAAGGCTCCTACTCCTGGAGCACCGCCCGGGTCCTCTCAGGCAACGGCCACACGTATTTCCTCCGGTACGATCGCCGCCCGACGGACAGGCCGCTGGTTGTGGAAAGAGTGCCGAGGAAGTTCCTCAGACCCCCGCCGTTGCCGATCGGCGGCCTGTTCAGCGACTGGGCTCCCGGAGACGTCGTGGAGGCGTTCGAGGATTGTACCTGGTATCCTGCGGTGGTGGTCTCAGTCATGGCCATCGGCCGCTTCGACGTCCGACTTGATGGATCTTCCAGACGCCTCAACGTCCGCACCTGCGAACTCCGGCTGCGGCAGCAATGGAAGGATAACACATGGAGTCTGATCCCAAAG GATTCTGGGAATCGTAGACCAAGCAACCACCCGTTGCCGGCTGAAAGCTATATCAGCCGTAACGAAGATGAAGAACGCTCCACGAAAAGGCCACGGATCATCTCGTCGCCCTCTGAGTCATGCAATACGGCTGGCTGGACGAGGAGAGGTATGGAGTTGCCGTCGAGGCATCATCCTCATGCTTCCGTACCTCCTCCACGGGCATTGGATCTGCAAGATCTGCAAACGGCGATTGGTGGAATGCTCGAAGCCGACGGCGATCGCAGTCCTTCGCCCTCAGTTGGTAGTTCTTGA